AATGCAAGAGATGAAGATGGCAGTTGGACAAAGATTCCTCAGCTAGGTAGAGTAATTATCGAAGATGATGTTGAGATTGGCTCTGGAACAACCGTTGATAGAGGGGCTATTGATGATACGATAATTAAAAAGGGTGCACGTATTGATAATTTAGTACAGATAGCTCATAATGTAGTTATTGGTAAAAACACTGCTTTAGCTGGAGTTACAGCTGTTGCAGGTAGTACAACGATTGGTGATAACTGTCTTATTGGTGGCCAGTCTGCAATAACTGGGCATATTAGTATTTGTGACAATACGATTATAGGTGGGGCATCCAATATTGGTAAGTCGATCACTAAGCCTGGAATGTACTACGCTGCATTTGAAGCTAAACCTAGAATTCAATGGGGTAGATTTGTGGCTAAACTAGCCAAGATTGATACTTTAATTACAAAAGTAAAACAACTAGAAGAAAAATTAAATAAGTAAGGACTGTTTAATGAGCCAGTTTAATGAAAATAATAAGCAAATAGATGTAATGGGGATTAGAAAAATCTTACCTCATAGATACCCTTTTGCACTTTTGGATAAGATTGTTGATTGGAGTATTGAAGATAGAACGATTGTTGCGCAAAAAAATGTCACTATAAATGAGGATTTTTTTAACGGGCACTTTCCTGATTTTCCAGTAATGCCTGGTGTTTTGATTGTTGAGGCAATGGCACAAGCAACAGCTATACTTGGTGAGTTAATGGCAGAAACATTGTTTGCTCATGTAGTTGAGAAAGCCGGTGGAGGTAGAAGAACATTTATGCTGGCTGGTATTGATAAGGTAAGGGTCAAAAGACCAGTAGTACCAGGTGATGTGCTAGTCATTGAGTCGCGTATGGTAAAACAAAAAAATATCATCTGCACAGCAGAGTCAGTAGCAAAGGTTGATGGACAAGTAGTTTGTTCAGCTGAATTAATGGCAGCATATAAGGACTATTAATCGTGATACATAGTTTGGCAGTAGTACATGAGAGCGCCAAAATAGCCGATAGTGCTATAATAGGGCCATTCTGTGTTATTGGGAAAAATGTTGTTATTGGTGAAAATACTGAGTTAAAAAGCCATATAACAATTGGTGATAATGCAGTTATAGGCAAAAATAATCGGATTTTCCAATATGCTTCAATCGGTGATGATCCAATTGATTATACATATAAAAAAGGTGATTTTTCTCAGGTTGTAATTGGTGATAATAACATTATCAGAGAGTGTGCGACCATTCATGGTGGAACCACAAAAGAAACAGGCGTTACATCAGTTGGTAACAACAATATCATTATGTGCTATGTGCATATTGGTCATGATTGTAAAATAGGTAGTTATATAAATTTGGTTAATGGTGTTGGTTTAGCTGGACATGTGCATATTGATGATTATGCAATCTTAAGTTCTAATGTTGGTGTTCATCAATTTTGTAGAGTCGGTAAACATGCTTTTATTGCTCATGCAGCATTAGTTGGTAAGGACGTCCCTCCATATCTAATGGTTACTGCTGTAAATGCTGGCTCAACTCCTTGTGGTATAAATACTGAAGGCTTAAAGCGTCGTGGTTTTACTCCTGAAGAAATGAAAAGAATTAAAGAAGTCTACAAGGTGTTATATCGCAAAGGTTTGATGATGAGAGAAGCTTTTGAGATAATCAAGGAGATGGCTAAAGATGATAAAGTTTTGGAGCCTTTTATTGATGTGATTAGTACTTCGCGAAGAGGTATACTAAGGTAATGAAAATAGGTATTGTAGCTGGAGAGCTCTCAGGGGATCAGTTAGGAGGCACATTAGTTGAGGCTTTAAAGCAAAGATATCCTAATGCTACAATTGAGGGTATTGGTGGTCCTAAAATGGCTGCTGCCGGCTTTAAAAGCCTATATCCAATGGATGCACTGTCTTTAATTGGTTTTTTAGAAATTATCTCAAAAGGTTTGCGTATATTAAGTATCCGCAAGAAAATTATCAATTATTTCAAGCAAAATAAACCTGATATATTTATAGGTATTGATGCTCCAGATTTTAATCTAACAGTCGAAAAAGAGTTAAGAGCTGCTGGTATTAAGACTATACATTATGTAAGTCCTAAAATATGGGTTTGGCGGGAATATCGTATCAAAAAAATAAAAAAAGCAACTGAGAAGATATTGGCGATTTTACCTTTTGAAGTCGAATACTATAATAAAAGACATAATTTTGAAGCTATATATGTTGGTCATCCATTAGCTAAGAATATCCCAATACATATCGATAGAATCACATATAGAAAAAACCTTGGC
This Francisella opportunistica DNA region includes the following protein-coding sequences:
- the fabZ gene encoding 3-hydroxyacyl-ACP dehydratase FabZ; this encodes MSQFNENNKQIDVMGIRKILPHRYPFALLDKIVDWSIEDRTIVAQKNVTINEDFFNGHFPDFPVMPGVLIVEAMAQATAILGELMAETLFAHVVEKAGGGRRTFMLAGIDKVRVKRPVVPGDVLVIESRMVKQKNIICTAESVAKVDGQVVCSAELMAAYKDY
- the lpxA gene encoding acyl-ACP--UDP-N-acetylglucosamine O-acyltransferase, which encodes MIHSLAVVHESAKIADSAIIGPFCVIGKNVVIGENTELKSHITIGDNAVIGKNNRIFQYASIGDDPIDYTYKKGDFSQVVIGDNNIIRECATIHGGTTKETGVTSVGNNNIIMCYVHIGHDCKIGSYINLVNGVGLAGHVHIDDYAILSSNVGVHQFCRVGKHAFIAHAALVGKDVPPYLMVTAVNAGSTPCGINTEGLKRRGFTPEEMKRIKEVYKVLYRKGLMMREAFEIIKEMAKDDKVLEPFIDVISTSRRGILR